In a single window of the Dreissena polymorpha isolate Duluth1 chromosome 3, UMN_Dpol_1.0, whole genome shotgun sequence genome:
- the LOC127873006 gene encoding galectin-1-like isoform X3 — protein sequence MVRRIKQPSVPFVHFIDTESIQVITIKGRAPSGASRFSVYLQHGAEAEPHEIAFVFDARFNFSGDHNKVVTNSKKGGAWGTEEHRNLPFPFHPDQDFKIKITVDDDSFKMKVNGQKFLEYEQKLSMKSINCIRIQNDIIIHEVELG from the exons TCAGTTCCGTTCGTGCACTTCATAGACACTGAGTCGATTCAGGTGATCACAATCAAGGGGAGAGCACCTAGCGGTGCATCCAG ATTCTCCGTATACCTTCAGCACGGGGCGGAAGCAGAACCGCACGAGATTGCGTTCGTGTTCGATGCGCGGTTTAACTTCAGCGGGGACCACAACAAAGTAGTGACCAACTCTAAGAAAGGGGGCGCCTGGGGTACGGAGGAACACAGAAATCTTCCATTCCCATTTCATCCAGACCAGgatttcaaaatcaaaatcacGGTGGATGATGACTCCTTTAAA ATGAAGGTCAACGGTCAAAAGTTCCTGGAGTATGAACAGAAGCTCTCCATGAAATCAATCAACTGCATTCGGATACAGAATGACATCATCATTCACGAAGTCGAGCTTGGGTAG
- the LOC127873006 gene encoding galectin-1-like isoform X2 produces the protein MVRHIKQPSVPFVHFIDTESIQVITIKGRAPSGASRFSVYLQHGAEAEPHEIAFVFDARFNFSGDHNKVVTNSKKGGAWGTEEHRNLPFPFHPDQDFKIKITVDDDSFKMKVNGQKFLEYEQKLSMKSINCIRIQNDIIIHEVELG, from the exons ATGGTCCGCCACATCAAACAGCCT TCAGTTCCGTTCGTGCACTTCATAGACACTGAGTCGATTCAGGTGATCACAATCAAGGGGAGAGCACCTAGCGGTGCATCCAG ATTCTCCGTATACCTTCAGCACGGGGCGGAAGCAGAACCGCACGAGATTGCGTTCGTGTTCGATGCGCGGTTTAACTTCAGCGGGGACCACAACAAAGTAGTGACCAACTCTAAGAAAGGGGGCGCCTGGGGTACGGAGGAACACAGAAATCTTCCATTCCCATTTCATCCAGACCAGgatttcaaaatcaaaatcacGGTGGATGATGACTCCTTTAAA ATGAAGGTCAACGGTCAAAAGTTCCTGGAGTATGAACAGAAGCTCTCCATGAAATCAATCAACTGCATTCGGATACAGAATGACATCATCATTCACGAAGTCGAGCTTGGGTAG
- the LOC127873007 gene encoding galectin-1-like: protein MVHTIKKPSVPFVHHMDTESIQEITIKGKAPNGASRFSVYLQHGSEDEPHEIAFVFDARFNFGNDHNKIVTNCKKGGAWGTEEHRHLAFPFHPEQDFKIKITVDDHSFKMKVNGEKFLEYEQKLSMKAINCIRIQNNIVIEEIKLK from the exons ATGGTTCACACGATCAAAAAGCCT TCAGTTCCGTTCGTGCACCACATGGACACTGAGTCAATCCAGGAGATCACAATCAAGGGTAAAGCACCCAACGGCGCATCCAG ATTCTCCGTGTACCTCCAACACGGATCGGAAGATGAACCGCACGAGATTGCGTTCGTGTTCGATGCACGGTTTAACTTTGGCAATGACCACAACAAGATCGTGACTAACTGCAAGAAGGGAGGCGCCTGGGGTACGGAGGAACACAGACATCTTGCATTCCCTTTTCATCCAGAACAGGATTTCAAGATCAAAATCACGGTGGATGATCACTCCTTTAAA ATGAAGGTCAACGGTGAAAAGTTTCTGGAATATGAACAGAAGCTGTCCATGAAAGCAATCAACTGCATCAGGATACAGAATAACATCGTTATTGAAGAAATCAAACTTAAATAG